The following coding sequences are from one Hymenobacter sp. DG25A window:
- a CDS encoding aminotransferase class I/II-fold pyridoxal phosphate-dependent enzyme, which produces MDLFEKIAANRGPLGSHAHYAHGYFSFPKLEGEIKPRMIFRGKEVLTWSLNNYLGLANHPEVRKADAEAAAEYGMALPMGARMMSGNSNLHEQLESELADFIKKPDCMLLNFGYQGVVSIIDAMVNRHDVIVYDAESHACIIDGVRLHQGKRFVYTHNDMASLEKQLERAKRITDETGGGILVITEGVFGMSGNQGDLRGVVAMKEKFEFRLFVDDAHGFGTMGATGAGTGEEQGVQDGIDLYFSTFAKSMASIGAFVAGPENVIEYLRYNMRSQIFAKSLPMVLVVGALKRLELLRTQPELKDNLWTVVHALQSSLREKGFNIGTTTSPVTPVLLAGEISDATQLIFDLRENHAIFCSIVVYPVVPKGVIMLRLIPTAVHSLEDVKETITAFEAVAAKLDKGLYSKTQVTV; this is translated from the coding sequence GTGGATCTATTTGAGAAGATTGCCGCCAACCGCGGCCCGCTGGGCAGCCACGCGCATTATGCACATGGTTATTTCTCATTCCCTAAACTGGAAGGCGAAATCAAGCCCCGCATGATTTTTCGCGGTAAAGAGGTGCTCACCTGGAGCCTGAATAACTATCTGGGCCTGGCTAACCACCCTGAAGTGCGCAAGGCTGATGCCGAGGCGGCGGCGGAGTACGGTATGGCCTTGCCCATGGGCGCGCGCATGATGTCCGGCAACTCCAACCTGCACGAGCAGCTGGAGAGCGAGCTGGCCGACTTCATAAAGAAGCCCGACTGCATGCTCCTGAACTTCGGCTACCAGGGCGTGGTATCCATCATCGACGCCATGGTTAACCGCCACGACGTGATTGTCTATGATGCGGAGTCGCATGCCTGCATTATTGATGGCGTGCGTCTGCACCAGGGCAAGCGCTTTGTGTATACCCACAACGACATGGCCAGCCTGGAAAAGCAGCTGGAGCGTGCCAAGCGGATTACGGACGAAACCGGCGGTGGTATCCTCGTGATTACGGAAGGTGTATTCGGCATGTCGGGCAACCAGGGCGACCTGCGCGGCGTGGTGGCCATGAAGGAGAAATTTGAGTTCCGTTTGTTCGTGGATGATGCCCATGGCTTCGGCACAATGGGCGCTACCGGCGCCGGAACGGGCGAAGAACAAGGCGTGCAGGATGGCATTGACCTTTATTTTTCGACGTTTGCGAAGAGCATGGCCAGCATTGGTGCCTTCGTGGCCGGCCCCGAGAACGTAATTGAATATTTGCGCTACAACATGCGCAGCCAGATTTTCGCCAAATCCTTGCCCATGGTGCTTGTAGTAGGCGCTTTGAAGCGTTTGGAGCTGCTGCGCACGCAACCCGAGCTGAAGGATAACCTCTGGACCGTGGTACATGCCCTGCAAAGCAGCCTGCGCGAAAAAGGCTTCAACATTGGCACCACAACCTCGCCCGTAACGCCTGTGCTGCTGGCCGGCGAAATCAGTGACGCCACCCAGCTAATCTTCGATCTACGTGAGAATCACGCTATTTTCTGCTCTATCGTGGTTTATCCGGTGGTACCGAAGGGGGTAATTATGCTTCGTCTGATTCCAACGGCAGTACACTCCCTGGAAGACGTAAAAGAGACCATAACGGCCTTTGAGGCCGTTGCAGCCAAGCTTGACAAGGGCTTGTACTCCAAAACCCAGGTGACTGTATAA
- the accC gene encoding acetyl-CoA carboxylase biotin carboxylase subunit: MKKISKLLVANRGEIALRVLRSAKEMGLKTVAIYSEADRNALHVRYADEAVCVGPPASAQSYLRGDKILEICHQLGVDAIHPGYGFLSENASFARMVKEAGLIFVGPSPEAMELMGSKLAAKQAVSKYGIPMVPGTEEAISDVEAAKKIAREVGFPILIKASAGGGGKGMRIVNAEADFEEQMQLAVNEAVSAFGDGAVFIEKYIGSPRHIEIQVLGDEHGNIVHLFERECSIQRRHQKVIEEAPSSVLTPQLRARMGQCAVDVARACDYTGAGTVEFLLDENHDFYFLEMNTRLQVEHPVTEQITGLDLVKEQIRVAEGQPLPFTQEDLTITGHALELRVYAEDPQNNFLPDIGTLTTYVRPQGPGVRVDDGFEQGMDIPIYYDPMIAKLVTFGKDRQEAIERMLRAIDEYQITGIETTLGFGRYVLQHPAFVSGNFDTNFIRDHFTADSLKPAAADEALDKLAAVLGAMLLSEKKATAVAPADAPAATGSAWKRNRLGGR, encoded by the coding sequence ATGAAAAAAATCTCCAAACTACTCGTTGCCAACCGGGGCGAAATTGCGCTGCGCGTGCTGCGCTCAGCCAAAGAAATGGGCCTGAAAACCGTGGCTATCTACAGTGAAGCCGACCGCAACGCTCTGCACGTGCGCTACGCCGATGAGGCCGTGTGCGTGGGCCCGCCCGCCTCGGCCCAAAGCTACCTGCGCGGCGACAAAATTCTGGAGATATGCCACCAACTGGGCGTTGATGCTATTCACCCGGGCTATGGTTTTCTGAGTGAAAACGCCTCATTTGCCCGCATGGTGAAGGAAGCCGGGCTGATTTTCGTGGGGCCTTCCCCGGAAGCTATGGAGCTGATGGGCTCGAAGCTGGCGGCCAAGCAGGCCGTTTCTAAATACGGCATTCCCATGGTGCCCGGCACCGAGGAAGCCATTTCGGATGTAGAAGCCGCCAAAAAGATTGCCCGCGAGGTAGGCTTCCCCATCCTGATTAAAGCCTCGGCCGGCGGTGGCGGCAAAGGCATGCGCATTGTAAACGCCGAAGCCGACTTTGAGGAGCAGATGCAGCTGGCCGTAAACGAAGCGGTTTCGGCCTTTGGCGATGGGGCCGTATTCATTGAGAAATACATCGGCTCGCCGCGCCACATCGAAATTCAGGTACTGGGTGATGAGCACGGCAACATTGTGCACCTTTTTGAGCGGGAATGCAGCATCCAGCGCCGCCACCAGAAAGTAATCGAGGAAGCGCCCTCTTCGGTGCTTACGCCCCAGCTGCGGGCCCGCATGGGCCAGTGCGCCGTAGATGTGGCCCGCGCCTGCGACTACACCGGGGCGGGCACCGTGGAGTTTCTGCTGGATGAAAACCACGACTTCTACTTCCTGGAGATGAACACCCGCCTGCAGGTAGAGCACCCGGTAACGGAGCAAATCACGGGCCTCGACCTGGTAAAGGAGCAGATCCGCGTGGCCGAGGGCCAGCCCCTGCCCTTCACCCAGGAAGACCTCACCATTACGGGCCACGCCCTGGAGCTGCGCGTGTACGCCGAAGACCCGCAGAACAACTTCCTGCCCGATATCGGAACGCTGACCACCTACGTGCGCCCCCAGGGCCCCGGCGTGCGCGTGGATGATGGCTTTGAGCAGGGCATGGACATCCCGATTTACTACGACCCCATGATTGCCAAGCTCGTTACCTTCGGCAAGGACCGCCAGGAGGCTATTGAGCGTATGCTACGCGCCATTGACGAGTACCAGATAACCGGCATTGAAACTACCCTGGGCTTCGGCCGCTACGTGCTGCAGCACCCGGCTTTTGTAAGCGGCAACTTCGATACCAACTTCATCCGCGACCATTTCACGGCGGATTCCCTCAAGCCCGCCGCAGCCGATGAGGCATTAGATAAGCTGGCCGCAGTATTGGGCGCTATGCTGCTGTCAGAAAAGAAAGCTACTGCCGTAGCACCGGCCGATGCGCCGGCGGCCACGGGCTCCGCGTGGAAGCGGAACCGGCTGGGCGGGCGGTAA